In the Nitrosopumilus cobalaminigenes genome, TACCTAATCTAATGCCTTCATATGGTGAAAATCCAAACATTCCAGCCATATTTTTAAAAGATATGGCAATTATTTTTTGATTTTTCTTTATTGCATTTTGAATTATTTTTGATTTACATTTTGAAAATAATTCTGTAATGTCTTTTTTATCATCTTTAGAAAAATTCCAATTACTCTCTTGAATTTTTTTTGAGATTTTTAGCAAGCCGTGTTGTCTTTTAGCTTCATATTCCACAACTTTTTCTAATTGATCTAATTGTTGTACCCCTTTCACTTCAATTACAACACCCCCTCCATCTTTAATTGAAACATTGACATCTTGCCTGATTGATCCTAAACCTCTTTTCACTTGTTTTGTACTTCTCAAAATCCTTCCTAATGACAATGCAATTTTTTTGATTTCTGTTAATTCTACTTCAAAAGGATCTGTTGCAATTTCAACTAGTGGAACACCTAAACGCTCCAATCCAAATTTCCTTATTGAACCTTCTTCACCTAAAATTTTAGCAGCATCTTCTTCAAGACAGATTGATTGAATGCCTATCTTGATGTCCCCTGCATTATAAAATCCACCTTGTGAAATTAGCATGGTACGTTGAAATCCTGTTGTATTGGAACCATCAATTACTGTTTTCCTCATAGGGTAAATTTCACTAAAAATATTTGATTTTAACGCTGAAGAAATTATTAATGTAATTTTTCTTGCATCTTCATCCAATTCATGTGGTGGTTCTTCATCTTGTTCTACTAAACAACTACTTTCATGATTTGCATAATACATTATTGTTTTAGATTTTGTACTTTCAAACAATGCTGCAGGATCAAATTCTCCTAACTCACTTTTAGATGCACGTAATTTCCTTTGAAATTTGATTGAATATTCATCTGATTCAATAGGCATACAATTACAGAATAATTTTTTATTTGTTGCAAGCTGTTGGTGAATTTCTAAACCTACTTTGACGCCTACATTATTAATTGAAAATTCTTCCATATTGATTCCCACTTATTTTGAAAATTCACATGCAATTCTATTAAGCATAATTTCTTTAATCTCATCATGATTTTCAGTATTCCCAGTAACCCACATGGCTTTTACCAATGCAATTTCAGGTATCATGTTTTCTAGGGGGATTATGCCTAAATCAAGTAAATCTCTACCACTTTCATAAACTGTCATTCTAACTCTGCCATCTATACACTGTGAAGTCATTCCCATAAAGATGCCTTTTTCATTTGCCATTTTTACCATTGAATACATGTTTTCTCCAATGTGTCCGAGACCTGTCCCTTCAAAAATTATTGCTTTATAGTTTGAATCTATAATGTGTTTTAACAAAGATGGATCATATCCTGGATGATATTTTACTAATGCAACTTTTTCATTAATTTTTATTTTAGGTTCAAATTTTTTGTCTGTAAAAAAATCTGTTTTCATATTATTATGAATTTCATTATTTACAATTAAAAATGCAGGATCATCTCCAACTGTTTGAAAAGCTCCTCTTTTACTTGTGTGATTTTTCCTTACTCTAGTGCCTATATGACATGCAATCGTTTCATCGTTTTCATCTTGATGCATTGCTATGAAAATACCATTTGTTTTACATTCCGTTAAAAATTTTGTAGCTCCAATTAGATTCAGCGCTGCATCTGATGATGCACGATCTGAAGATCTTTGTGAACCTACTAACACAATTGGGATCGGAAATCCAGCTAATGAAAAAGAAAGATATGATGATGTATAATGCATAGTATCTGTACCATGAGCAATAATAATTCCTGAATACTCTGATTTAGAATATTGATTAATCTCTTCAGCAATTTTTAACCAATGCATAGGCATAATATTTTCTGAATATTCAGAAAACAAAACTTTTGCATCTATGTTTGCAATTTTTGCAAGTTCAGGAACGGAAGAATTCAATTCTTCAGCAGTTAATACTGGTGTAACAGCACCTGTTCTATAATCAATTTTACTAGCTATTGTACCTCCCGTTGATAATAATAGAATATTTGGTAGATGTTCATTTTTTTCTACCTTTTCATTTTTCTCTACAATTTTTTCTGTAGATGGATTTTTCTCTACTTTTTCAATCTTGGAAATCTCCAAACCAATATTGTATCCACTCTTTAATTTCAGAACAATGTGTTTGTCATCACTGTGTTCATATCTTGGCATAATTATGCCTGAATAAGTAATATCAGCTAAAATTTTTACTGAATCTCCAATTGAAATATTATTTGTTTTAAGAAATTCTAAAGAGTTTCCATCATATCCAGTATATTCTGACATTTATGAGGATTAGATTTGTTATTTTATTAAAACTACCTGTAATAGGAAGCAACTAGTTTTTCGCCCATCTTGAGGTCTTTTTGTTCTCTTACTTTCTTTACTGCTTCCTCAAAGTGTTTCATAGTTACTTTAGCATCAACATCCTTTTTCTCGATATCCTTTACATCTGGATTTTTATCTAAAAATTCGTGAATTACTAAAGATACTGCAGTATTTGCAATAGATGCTGTATCTGCTCCACTAAGTCCATCAGTTAGTTCTGATAGCTTCTCGAAGTCTACATGTGTAGGATCACTTTCATCACTAATGGTTGGAATCTTTTCAGCGTTAATTTTCAAGATACTCTTTCTACTTTCTTTGTCTGGAAGTGGAATCTGAATAATTTTATCAAATCTTCCTGGTCTTAATAATGCAGGATCAATCATATCTGCTCTGTTTGTTGCTGCTAATACTATGACACCGTGCATATTCTCCATACCATCCAATTCTGTTAATAATTGACTTACAACTCTTTCAGTAACTGCTGTTTCTCCACCAGCTCCTCTAATTGGAGCAATAGAATCAATTTCATCAAAGAATACAACACATGGTGCGGACTGTCGTGCACGTTTGAAAATTTCTCTAATTCCTCGTTCTGATTCTCCCACCCATTTTGATAATAGTTCAGGGCCTCTTACAGAAACAAAGTTTGCTTCACTTTGAGTGGCAACAGCTTTTGCAAGTAGAGTTTTACCAGTACCACTTGGACCATGTAGTAATATTCCTCTTGGCATGCTGTGTCCTAGTTTATCGTATAGACCTGGATATTTCATAGGCCATTCTACAGCTTCTTGTAATTCTCGTTTAACATCTTCTAATCCTCCAACATCATCCCATTTTACATCTGGATTTTCAATGAAAACTTCTCGCATACCTGATGGTGTTACTTCAATCAAGGCTTTCTGGAAGTCTTCATGATTTACAATTAATTTATCTAAAGTTTCAGGAGGTAATTTCTCTTCTTCTAAATTCAAAACTGGTAATAGTCTCCTCAAGCATTTCATTGCAGCTTCTTTACAGAGATATTCTAAATCTGCGCCAACATATCCATGACTGACTGCTGATATTTTTTCCATGTTTACATCTTCTGATAATGGCATATTTCTACTGTGAATTGCAAGAATGTCTTTTCTTCCTTTTTTATCTGGAACTTTAATCTCTATTTCTCTATCAAATCTTCCTGGTCTTCTAAGTGCAGGATCAATTGCATTAGGTCTATTTGTTGCAGAAATTACAATTACTTTACCTCTTGCTTCCAATCCATCCATTAATGATAACATTTGAGAAACAACTCTTCTTTCAACTTCTCCTGTAACTTCCTCTCTTTTTGGAGCAATAGAATCAATTTCATCTACAAAGATTATTGATGGTGCTTTCTCTCTTGCCTCTTTGAAAATTTCTCTTAATCTTGCTTCACTTTCACCGTAGAACTTACTCATAATCTCTGGACCTGAAATACTGATAAAATGTGCATTACTTTCATTTGCAACAGCTTTTGCAAGTAGAGTTTTACCAGTACCTGGTGGACCGTATAACAAAACACCTTTTGGAGCTTCAATTCCTAATTTTTCAAAAATTTCTGGATGTCTTAATGGAAGTTCAATCATCTCTCTTACTTTTTTAATTTCATTTGAAATTCCACCAATGTCTTCATAGGTTACTTGTGGAACTCCACGTAATGTTTCACCCTTCTCTGCAATATGGAAAACAGTTTTTTGAGTAACTAATACTGCATCAGCTGCTGGATTTACTCCAATTACTTGAAAAGTTAAACGTCCACCAAAGTATGGAACCATTACATTATCACCTTTGATCAAAGGCACACTTTCTAAAGCATCTGCAAGATATCTTTCATCAATTGGTGGAATTGCTTCTAATGGAGCAACCACTACTTTTTCTGCAGCCACTGCTTTTATTTTTCTAACTGAAATTGTATCGCCTATTGCAATTCCTGAATTATTTCGTCCAAGTCCGTCAATTCTGATTATTCCCTTTCCTTCATCTGAAGGATAGAGTGGAAGACATTTTGCTACTGTTCTTCTTTTACCTTTAATTTCAATAACATCTCCTGTAGATGCATTTAGTGTATCCATAGAGTCATAATCGATTCTTGCTACTCCTCTCCCAACATCTCTTGTATATGCTTCAAGAACTTTGAGAGATAATGCATTTTGACTCATACTCATTGGCCTCAATTCTAATTTTTATACCTTTGTGGTAATTTCAATAACTTACAGCATGACTACCACAAGCTTAAAATTCTCTTTAGGTCGGAAATCAACAACTTGGGTAAGAGACCATTAGTACGAAGACGAGGCCGTGGAGGCAATCAATTTAGATCTACATCTACTGGTAAAGTAGGCAAAAAAGCCAATTATCCGCGTTTTCCACTATCTGAGCAACATACAGGAGAAATTATAGATCTTGTACACGAACGTGGTAGAGAAGCTCCATTATCTAAAATTAGATTTGAAGATGGTTCTGTTTCATTTGTACCTGCAGTTTTAGGAACTTCAGTTGGTACTACTTTACAATTTGGATTAAAATCAACAATTGAAAAAGGAAATGTCATTAGTGTTCAAAACATTCCTGATGGTACAATTGTATGTAATATTGAAAAGCACTTTGGAGATGGTGGTGCTATTGTCAAGTCTGCAGGTACTGATGCAACTATTTTCTCCCATGGAGATGATGGTGTTACAGTTAAACTCCCTTCTGGTAAATTTGCAACTTTAAATCCAAAAAATAGAGCCATGATTGGTACTCTTGCTGGCGGTGGTGCTACTGAACGACATTTTATGAGTGCAGGTAACAAATGGCGTAGTTTCAAAGCTAAAGGAAAGAAATATCCAATTGTTAGAGGTGTTGCTCAAGCAGCATATGTACACCCACACGGTGGTGGTCGTCATCAACACGTTGGACAAAGTTCTACTGTTTCACGAGATGCTCCTCCAGGTGCTAAAGTAGGTAGTATTGCTGCAAGAAAGACTGGTAGAGCTAGAATTAAAGAAAGAAAGTAGTTTTTACTTTAACCTAAAATTGATTAATAGCTCAATGAAATATTGTTGTAGTGTCGGATCAACGTGTTAGACTTTTTGTAACTGGGAAGGTACAGGGTGTTTTTTTCCGTCAAACACTAAAAGTTATGGCAAAGAAAAATGATGTTTTTGGTTGGGTAAAAAATCTCAAGGATGGTAGAGTTGAAGCTGTTTTAGAAGGAGATGAGGAGAAAATTAGCAGACTAATTGAATGGGCCCATGGAGGTCCAGCCAATGCAAGAGTTGAAGATGTGGAGATTCGTAATGAAAAATTTTCTGGAGAATTCTCAAAATTTGATGTATTATACTAGTGAATTTCCTCAAATGCATTTTTTATGATTTGAGTAAATTCTGAAATTTCTTGATCCTTTTTAATCTGAATTATTTGAATAGGATCTTTTCTGCTTTTTTGAATTTTTATAATCACTCCCTCTCTATCGGGTTCTACATCTACAAACCATCTGAATGTCATTGATTTACAAAAAACTACTCTATGCATTCTAACATCTTCTATCACTTTGTCTCCTAATGAGAAGCAAAATTCTCTAATCGAATCAAATAACGGTAATACCGAACCTGGAATTTGTTTCTTAAAGTCTTCATAATTTCTTTTATTTCCAAATGAAATCTTTCCTTCCATGAGGTTGAAAATTTGATTTTAATTATAAAGGTAGTAGATCTGCTGGCTCCAGTCTAGACGAATAGCCCCATTTCAAGGCGTACAAGATCCGCCACGTTGACGAGGAAGCGTGGATGCTCCACCTTAGGATTGCTCCCTCCCGGACCTCATCCCTTTCGATGGTTCGGTCTTAGAAGTTATCCCTTCGGATATTTCTAGTCCTGCAACCACCCGCCTCGGCGTGATTTCATTTCCGCACACCAAGCGGGAATTACCCTTCTAGAGATTTACCCAACAGTTGCTGATCTCTGCATATAGCCGGTTTCAGAATAGGGCACGGCTGGCACCCTGATCCTACCTACTACCATTTTTCCTAAGAAAGTATGTTATATTTGCATTAGGTTTGATTTTCTTTTAGTTTTAAAACTACACTACACACTGAGCATACATTTCCTGTACAATCATTTCCGCATTTTTCACATTTTGTTTTTTCTTTAGTGTTTGAATTCTTTACAACTTGTGACACTTTGAGAATTGATTGATACAAGTTATTTTTAATTCCACTATGTTGATTTTCTAATGAATTCAAAAATTCACGAATTTCTGTTCGAATTCCTTCACTCATGTGAGGACATGGTTCTGATTGAAAT is a window encoding:
- the gatE gene encoding Glu-tRNA(Gln) amidotransferase subunit GatE; translated protein: MEEFSINNVGVKVGLEIHQQLATNKKLFCNCMPIESDEYSIKFQRKLRASKSELGEFDPAALFESTKSKTIMYYANHESSCLVEQDEEPPHELDEDARKITLIISSALKSNIFSEIYPMRKTVIDGSNTTGFQRTMLISQGGFYNAGDIKIGIQSICLEEDAAKILGEEGSIRKFGLERLGVPLVEIATDPFEVELTEIKKIALSLGRILRSTKQVKRGLGSIRQDVNVSIKDGGGVVIEVKGVQQLDQLEKVVEYEAKRQHGLLKISKKIQESNWNFSKDDKKDITELFSKCKSKIIQNAIKKNQKIIAISFKNMAGMFGFSPYEGIRLGREVAELVRFFGIGGVFHSDELPNYGIEESDLEELKKYSEIKENDAFLILASPQEKINTIVDQIILRIEHIKDHGIPIDTRLATQAGETKFLRPRPGAARMYPETDIPPIIITKEELLEAEKNIPKSWDDSIKGLETKYKINPQLAEQIFDSRYIGLFEKIIEKININPTFVASVLCSSITNLERSGLDSNLLKNEEIMKSFQLLEAGKIAKESIEIVFENIMAGKSKTIEEAMKNASIQSVNKDDLEKIIEEIVEKNEEIIKNQKERAVGPLMGIAMKELRGKASGEIINNLLLKYIKKKIQNLK
- the gatD gene encoding Glu-tRNA(Gln) amidotransferase subunit GatD; this encodes MSEYTGYDGNSLEFLKTNNISIGDSVKILADITYSGIIMPRYEHSDDKHIVLKLKSGYNIGLEISKIEKVEKNPSTEKIVEKNEKVEKNEHLPNILLLSTGGTIASKIDYRTGAVTPVLTAEELNSSVPELAKIANIDAKVLFSEYSENIMPMHWLKIAEEINQYSKSEYSGIIIAHGTDTMHYTSSYLSFSLAGFPIPIVLVGSQRSSDRASSDAALNLIGATKFLTECKTNGIFIAMHQDENDETIACHIGTRVRKNHTSKRGAFQTVGDDPAFLIVNNEIHNNMKTDFFTDKKFEPKIKINEKVALVKYHPGYDPSLLKHIIDSNYKAIIFEGTGLGHIGENMYSMVKMANEKGIFMGMTSQCIDGRVRMTVYESGRDLLDLGIIPLENMIPEIALVKAMWVTGNTENHDEIKEIMLNRIACEFSK
- a CDS encoding CDC48 family AAA ATPase, whose translation is MSQNALSLKVLEAYTRDVGRGVARIDYDSMDTLNASTGDVIEIKGKRRTVAKCLPLYPSDEGKGIIRIDGLGRNNSGIAIGDTISVRKIKAVAAEKVVVAPLEAIPPIDERYLADALESVPLIKGDNVMVPYFGGRLTFQVIGVNPAADAVLVTQKTVFHIAEKGETLRGVPQVTYEDIGGISNEIKKVREMIELPLRHPEIFEKLGIEAPKGVLLYGPPGTGKTLLAKAVANESNAHFISISGPEIMSKFYGESEARLREIFKEAREKAPSIIFVDEIDSIAPKREEVTGEVERRVVSQMLSLMDGLEARGKVIVISATNRPNAIDPALRRPGRFDREIEIKVPDKKGRKDILAIHSRNMPLSEDVNMEKISAVSHGYVGADLEYLCKEAAMKCLRRLLPVLNLEEEKLPPETLDKLIVNHEDFQKALIEVTPSGMREVFIENPDVKWDDVGGLEDVKRELQEAVEWPMKYPGLYDKLGHSMPRGILLHGPSGTGKTLLAKAVATQSEANFVSVRGPELLSKWVGESERGIREIFKRARQSAPCVVFFDEIDSIAPIRGAGGETAVTERVVSQLLTELDGMENMHGVIVLAATNRADMIDPALLRPGRFDKIIQIPLPDKESRKSILKINAEKIPTISDESDPTHVDFEKLSELTDGLSGADTASIANTAVSLVIHEFLDKNPDVKDIEKKDVDAKVTMKHFEEAVKKVREQKDLKMGEKLVASYYR
- a CDS encoding 50S ribosomal protein L2, yielding MGKRPLVRRRGRGGNQFRSTSTGKVGKKANYPRFPLSEQHTGEIIDLVHERGREAPLSKIRFEDGSVSFVPAVLGTSVGTTLQFGLKSTIEKGNVISVQNIPDGTIVCNIEKHFGDGGAIVKSAGTDATIFSHGDDGVTVKLPSGKFATLNPKNRAMIGTLAGGGATERHFMSAGNKWRSFKAKGKKYPIVRGVAQAAYVHPHGGGRHQHVGQSSTVSRDAPPGAKVGSIAARKTGRARIKERK
- a CDS encoding acylphosphatase; the protein is MSDQRVRLFVTGKVQGVFFRQTLKVMAKKNDVFGWVKNLKDGRVEAVLEGDEEKISRLIEWAHGGPANARVEDVEIRNEKFSGEFSKFDVLY
- a CDS encoding DUF5655 domain-containing protein → MEGKISFGNKRNYEDFKKQIPGSVLPLFDSIREFCFSLGDKVIEDVRMHRVVFCKSMTFRWFVDVEPDREGVIIKIQKSRKDPIQIIQIKKDQEISEFTQIIKNAFEEIH